Proteins encoded by one window of Salicibibacter halophilus:
- a CDS encoding enoyl-CoA hydratase/isomerase family protein encodes MTEFLLYERNENIEWITLNNPQKLNSLYRSTVRELGSHLREISTDEQLATVIITGMGEKSFCAGMNVDEFNGLTPQSARELMEELKELLQIVRTMPQAVIVAINGYCIGAAMELAMAADLRIASKNAMFAMPEINLGIPSVLDSVLLQQHVGLSLAKEMLLIGESVSVDRINDYGFINKVVELGNLRDEAEAYARRISENDRKTVATQKQLFETWQNSSLDIAIKDSIDQFALSFTTDVPQKRLNEFHASKKK; translated from the coding sequence ATGACAGAGTTTTTGCTATATGAACGAAATGAAAATATTGAGTGGATCACATTGAATAACCCTCAAAAATTAAATAGCTTATATCGCAGTACAGTGCGTGAGTTAGGTTCACATTTGCGTGAAATAAGTACGGATGAACAATTAGCAACCGTTATCATTACCGGCATGGGTGAAAAATCATTTTGTGCAGGTATGAATGTGGATGAATTTAATGGACTAACTCCGCAAAGCGCACGCGAGCTTATGGAAGAATTGAAAGAACTTCTTCAAATTGTTAGGACAATGCCGCAAGCTGTCATTGTGGCGATTAATGGATATTGCATTGGCGCAGCTATGGAACTTGCAATGGCCGCGGATCTGCGAATTGCTTCCAAAAATGCGATGTTTGCTATGCCGGAAATCAATCTAGGCATCCCCTCGGTACTTGACTCTGTATTGCTTCAACAACATGTTGGCTTAAGTTTGGCTAAGGAAATGCTATTAATCGGTGAAAGTGTATCAGTTGATCGGATCAATGATTATGGTTTTATCAACAAAGTCGTCGAATTGGGAAACTTAAGAGATGAAGCAGAGGCTTATGCCAGAAGAATTTCTGAAAACGATCGGAAGACTGTTGCTACGCAAAAACAACTTTTTGAAACGTGGCAAAACAGTTCACTTGATATTGCCATTAAAGACAGCATTGACCAATTTGCTCTCTCATTTACGACAGACGTTCCCCAGAAACGTTTGAATGAGTTTCATGCTTCAAAAAAGAAATAA
- a CDS encoding citryl-CoA lyase, whose protein sequence is MDFKTKTGTSSKNDIQVYGFNLTEDLVGNITLADMAFLGAKHRKPTENESKMLNALLVAICEHGFTPSSISTRLTYLGAPEAVQASIASGLLGAGTVYLGAMENVAELLQTTYQKHGDNKDTCEMAATVLKEQNEAGLQIPGFGHPVHKPKDPRTTKLFEIAGDLGFYGKHSKLLTEIHRQFCVLKGKTITLNAVGAIGAIMADMDMDYRIVKSFAVASRAVGLVAHVVEEIETGRKEGAGQQIFDYVESHTNYEVIDR, encoded by the coding sequence ATGGATTTTAAAACAAAAACTGGCACATCCTCGAAAAATGATATTCAAGTATATGGATTTAATTTGACTGAGGATTTAGTCGGAAATATAACGCTTGCTGATATGGCTTTCCTGGGAGCAAAACATCGTAAGCCAACAGAGAATGAGTCAAAAATGTTGAATGCCTTACTCGTTGCCATTTGTGAACACGGCTTTACTCCAAGCTCTATTTCTACACGTTTAACCTACCTGGGAGCACCTGAAGCTGTTCAAGCTTCCATAGCTTCAGGATTGCTGGGGGCAGGAACCGTGTATCTCGGTGCGATGGAAAATGTAGCTGAATTGTTGCAAACAACATACCAAAAGCATGGGGATAACAAGGATACATGCGAAATGGCAGCCACCGTTCTTAAAGAACAAAACGAAGCCGGTTTGCAAATCCCGGGTTTTGGGCATCCAGTACATAAGCCGAAAGACCCGCGCACGACGAAATTATTTGAAATTGCTGGGGATCTAGGGTTTTATGGTAAACATTCAAAACTACTCACAGAAATTCATCGCCAATTCTGCGTATTAAAAGGAAAGACAATCACATTAAACGCAGTTGGAGCCATCGGAGCCATTATGGCAGATATGGATATGGATTATCGTATCGTTAAATCGTTCGCTGTCGCATCACGTGCTGTGGGATTAGTGGCTCACGTCGTTGAAGAAATCGAAACTGGGAGAAAAGAAGGTGCGGGGCAACAAATTTTTGATTACGTGGAATCACATACAAATTATGAGGTGATTGACAGGTGA
- a CDS encoding SDR family oxidoreductase: MITGASSGIGEATAISLAKKGAKIVLGARRKERLEDIAGNITKMGGQAVFYQTDVTSRSDVEGLAAFTIEKFGQIDVWINNAGIMQLSFLDKLKVDEWDRMIDVNVKGVLYGIAADLPVMEKEKGGHIINISSVAGRRVGIAGSVYSGTKFAVRAITEGLRQELSPRFNIRTTLISPGSVETELRETISDKDALKMLNEREIESRLQPEDIVNAIVYTIQQPDYASVNEVIIHPTTQRG, translated from the coding sequence GTGATTACCGGTGCAAGTAGCGGTATTGGAGAAGCAACAGCAATATCTCTTGCTAAAAAAGGAGCCAAAATCGTTTTGGGTGCAAGAAGAAAGGAACGTTTGGAAGATATCGCAGGCAATATAACAAAAATGGGAGGACAAGCAGTTTTTTATCAAACTGATGTCACATCTCGCAGCGATGTTGAAGGCTTGGCTGCTTTTACAATTGAAAAATTTGGGCAGATTGACGTTTGGATAAATAACGCGGGCATCATGCAACTTTCTTTCTTGGATAAATTAAAGGTAGACGAATGGGACCGTATGATTGATGTCAATGTAAAAGGCGTTCTATATGGGATTGCCGCAGATCTTCCCGTTATGGAGAAAGAGAAGGGGGGACATATTATTAACATTTCTTCCGTAGCTGGTCGTCGTGTTGGAATTGCCGGGTCTGTTTACAGCGGGACTAAATTTGCTGTTCGAGCAATAACGGAAGGGCTACGTCAGGAACTTTCTCCAAGGTTTAATATTCGAACAACCTTAATATCTCCCGGGTCAGTCGAGACTGAATTAAGAGAAACCATATCAGATAAAGATGCATTAAAAATGTTGAATGAACGTGAAATAGAATCTCGTTTACAACCGGAGGATATCGTTAATGCAATTGTTTACACAATTCAACAACCTGATTATGCCTCAGTTAATGAAGTAATTATTCACCCTACAACGCAGCGAGGATAA
- a CDS encoding 3-oxoacid CoA-transferase subunit B: MEKRLLTKEQIAKRVADDLHGGIVVNLGIGIPVMATQYVSSDSEVIYHSEQGILGMGPLAKPGEEDPDLVNASKEPITLTPGGSYFDSASSFSMTRGKHIDVAVLGGMQVSENGDLANWKVKGAELGSVGGAMDIANGAKKLYIAMRHNAKKGDFKIVRCLDYPITALKCVNRIYTDMAVIDVTEKGLVMKEIAPSFTVEDVKHATEPDLIASQGLQEIQI; encoded by the coding sequence ATGGAAAAGCGCTTGTTAACAAAAGAACAAATCGCAAAGCGTGTAGCAGATGATCTACATGGCGGTATTGTTGTCAATTTAGGGATAGGCATACCGGTTATGGCTACGCAATATGTCAGTTCAGATTCTGAGGTGATTTATCATAGTGAACAGGGAATTTTGGGGATGGGTCCCTTAGCAAAACCTGGGGAAGAAGATCCTGATTTAGTGAACGCTTCAAAAGAACCAATTACACTTACTCCAGGCGGTAGTTATTTTGACTCTGCTTCTTCTTTCTCTATGACTAGGGGGAAACATATTGATGTTGCTGTTTTAGGTGGCATGCAAGTATCGGAAAATGGGGATTTAGCTAATTGGAAAGTAAAGGGAGCTGAACTGGGAAGTGTTGGGGGAGCTATGGATATAGCTAACGGAGCTAAGAAACTCTATATCGCAATGAGACATAATGCAAAAAAAGGTGATTTTAAAATTGTAAGGTGTTTAGACTACCCAATTACAGCCTTGAAGTGTGTTAATCGAATTTATACTGATATGGCCGTCATTGACGTTACTGAGAAAGGCTTAGTCATGAAGGAAATTGCACCAAGTTTTACAGTGGAAGATGTTAAGCACGCGACTGAACCTGACTTAATTGCCTCTCAAGGCTTACAGGAAATCCAAATTTAA
- a CDS encoding 3-oxoacid CoA-transferase subunit A, producing MINKIFDNVDETVQDIENGSMILMGGFGGAGVPYQLISGLYRRGSEALTFVSNNPGFYEEGLAELIKNGRVAKLMCSFPLSKESYVFIEKYKAGKIALELIPQGTMAERIRAGGSGIEAFYTPTGVGTEIAEGKEEKIIEGVNCLLEKAIKADFAFVKAKKADRWGNLIYNKSGRNFNPLMAMAANITIAEVDEIVEVGELDPESVVTPGIFVQRVFKKVGS from the coding sequence GTGATCAATAAGATTTTCGATAATGTAGACGAAACAGTTCAGGATATTGAAAATGGAAGTATGATCTTAATGGGGGGATTTGGTGGCGCCGGGGTCCCTTATCAATTAATTTCAGGCTTATATAGACGAGGATCCGAAGCATTGACTTTTGTAAGTAATAATCCCGGCTTTTATGAAGAAGGATTAGCCGAGTTGATTAAAAATGGTCGTGTTGCGAAGTTGATGTGTTCATTCCCGCTTTCAAAAGAGAGTTACGTATTTATCGAAAAGTATAAGGCTGGAAAAATAGCTTTGGAATTAATTCCTCAAGGAACGATGGCTGAACGTATTAGAGCAGGGGGTTCAGGAATCGAAGCATTTTATACCCCGACAGGTGTAGGCACAGAAATCGCGGAAGGAAAAGAAGAAAAAATAATTGAAGGGGTAAATTGTTTGCTCGAAAAGGCGATCAAAGCAGATTTTGCATTCGTTAAGGCTAAAAAAGCCGATCGATGGGGGAATCTAATTTATAATAAATCAGGGCGCAATTTCAACCCCCTGATGGCTATGGCAGCAAACATTACCATTGCAGAGGTTGATGAGATTGTAGAAGTAGGGGAATTAGATCCTGAATCTGTTGTCACACCAGGGATTTTTGTCCAGCGCGTCTTCAAGAAGGTGGGTTCATAA
- a CDS encoding TRAP transporter permease produces the protein MERLGKFWSTIVIILVLIAIFLSVNQIFYLGLFGITPIFEGYLYFLLACFIPLAFIIWPAKKSAGVQKIKWYDVILFLIPLVFFTYLGLNAETVTLMGWGTSAPTLPTIGSILVWFIVLEALRRVAGLVLMLISLVFSLFPLVTGYMPVNFLRGIPQDFVTTATNHIMSGNSILGVPMRTLGDLLVGFLIFGVVLVHTKGGDFFFNLAKSLFGRQRGGPAKVSVMGSAFFGMLSGSAVSNVVTTGSMTIPAMKRIGYSKHKAAAIEAASSTGGTTTPPIMGSAAFIMASFLAVPYGEIALAAAIPALLYFVGVLTQVDAYAAKHKIAGTPSDEEIPSFWQTLKTGWFFVGALILLIYLIVIVANEGHAPYYVSLFLILASFISKETRLTLKKTKDMILNAGKLIAEITTILAGVGFIVGSLSVTGVSFSFSRELVALAGDSALLILLAGAITSFILGLGMTVSAAYIFLAVVMAPALVQMGFDPIASHLFVLYWATVSYITPPVALSAYAASSIANASPIKTGFSAMQLGVVKYIMPFFFIYNTALIGRAEPVEVVVASLFALMGTWMIASAFEGYLIGLGELSVFLRIIVFVAGFLLFFPELLTSLSGLILTVIVYLGTTVKNRVTDVNA, from the coding sequence ATGGAACGTTTAGGGAAATTTTGGTCTACCATTGTTATCATTTTGGTTTTAATCGCAATTTTTTTATCCGTTAATCAAATTTTTTACTTAGGGCTATTTGGTATCACGCCCATTTTTGAAGGGTATCTATATTTTTTATTAGCTTGCTTCATACCTTTGGCATTTATTATATGGCCTGCTAAAAAATCAGCGGGAGTCCAAAAAATAAAATGGTATGATGTCATACTGTTTTTGATTCCGTTAGTGTTTTTTACGTATTTAGGCCTTAATGCTGAAACGGTAACATTAATGGGATGGGGGACTTCAGCGCCAACACTTCCTACGATTGGAAGTATATTAGTATGGTTTATTGTTCTTGAGGCATTACGTCGAGTAGCAGGACTTGTATTAATGCTTATTAGTTTGGTCTTTTCACTTTTTCCTCTGGTGACAGGATATATGCCCGTTAACTTTTTACGAGGCATCCCCCAAGATTTTGTGACAACAGCCACAAACCATATTATGAGCGGAAATTCTATATTGGGCGTACCTATGCGGACATTAGGTGATTTATTGGTAGGATTTTTGATATTTGGTGTAGTGCTTGTGCATACAAAGGGAGGGGATTTTTTCTTCAACTTGGCCAAATCGCTATTTGGTCGTCAAAGGGGAGGTCCTGCAAAAGTATCCGTTATGGGTAGTGCTTTTTTTGGCATGTTAAGTGGCAGTGCTGTTTCAAATGTGGTAACGACGGGTTCTATGACAATACCGGCAATGAAAAGAATCGGGTATAGTAAGCATAAAGCCGCTGCCATCGAAGCTGCTTCTTCGACGGGGGGCACGACTACGCCTCCGATTATGGGTTCGGCTGCTTTTATCATGGCATCTTTTTTGGCTGTACCCTATGGAGAAATTGCCTTAGCTGCAGCTATTCCTGCTCTTTTATATTTTGTGGGCGTTCTCACACAAGTAGACGCCTATGCGGCAAAACATAAAATAGCTGGGACACCATCAGACGAAGAGATCCCTTCTTTTTGGCAAACGTTAAAAACAGGCTGGTTCTTCGTTGGCGCCCTTATTTTATTGATTTACCTTATCGTCATTGTAGCTAATGAAGGGCATGCGCCTTATTACGTTTCCTTGTTCTTAATCTTGGCTTCATTTATTAGTAAAGAAACCAGGCTAACTTTGAAAAAAACGAAAGATATGATTCTAAATGCAGGTAAGTTAATCGCTGAGATCACAACCATATTAGCCGGGGTAGGGTTCATCGTCGGTTCGCTTTCTGTAACAGGTGTTTCTTTCTCTTTTTCAAGAGAATTGGTGGCTTTAGCAGGGGACAGTGCATTGTTGATTCTGTTGGCGGGTGCGATTACAAGTTTTATTCTTGGTTTGGGAATGACAGTCTCTGCGGCATATATTTTCCTGGCTGTTGTTATGGCACCTGCACTGGTACAAATGGGGTTCGACCCGATTGCCTCTCACCTTTTTGTTTTGTATTGGGCGACCGTTTCGTATATCACACCTCCAGTTGCACTATCTGCATATGCTGCTTCAAGTATTGCTAATGCTAGCCCAATTAAAACTGGGTTTTCCGCGATGCAACTGGGAGTTGTTAAGTATATTATGCCATTCTTTTTTATTTATAACACTGCTTTGATTGGACGTGCGGAACCTGTAGAAGTAGTTGTTGCTTCTCTTTTTGCTTTGATGGGAACGTGGATGATTGCTTCAGCCTTTGAAGGTTATCTCATTGGTCTAGGTGAATTATCAGTATTTTTACGTATAATCGTTTTTGTTGCTGGTTTTCTCTTGTTTTTCCCGGAACTATTAACAAGTTTATCGGGTCTAATTTTAACTGTGATTGTTTATCTGGGAACTACTGTGAAGAATAGGGTCACAGATGTGAATGCATAA
- a CDS encoding TAXI family TRAP transporter solute-binding subunit — MNNKRLFILLGLLILSILMLAGCGEDTGGDTEEQSDADSDSAGEADLPEEITMSTYDVGSGGYTQLSAISDTIMSEYGTQIHMIPNDSGLARLEPLRDGNADFGGRVADEVYFAFEGIEEFATPEWGPQDLQYMYPILNHFGLLVLDDSEYETFDDLEGARVPHIIGNPSVNIKIVGLLAAAGLTMDDVEVVEVTSYTDQPEMVAQGEIDVAGIVPSAATVQEADELHGMRWMDHSILEDDEALEALHEIYPFGVADETDIGGALTEGEPEHLLGYTSYAPAAYSDTDPDLVYNWLVALDETFDDYSQATADMFVWDVEESQPEPLGVPIHEGGVRFFEEQGMWNEEYEEQNNQLIERQEQLQEAWDVVTEEAEEQGLSDDEFTEYWLERKEELVDDVE, encoded by the coding sequence ATGAATAACAAACGACTGTTTATATTACTAGGGTTATTAATTCTTTCTATTCTTATGTTAGCTGGATGCGGTGAAGATACCGGTGGAGATACAGAAGAACAGTCTGATGCTGATTCTGATTCAGCTGGAGAAGCAGATTTGCCTGAAGAAATAACTATGTCGACATATGATGTAGGCTCTGGTGGTTACACACAACTCTCTGCTATCTCTGACACTATTATGTCTGAGTACGGCACACAAATTCACATGATCCCAAATGACTCAGGCCTTGCACGTCTCGAACCACTAAGAGACGGTAATGCAGATTTTGGGGGACGCGTAGCCGATGAAGTGTACTTCGCTTTTGAAGGGATCGAAGAATTTGCCACACCGGAGTGGGGGCCACAGGATCTTCAATATATGTACCCAATACTCAATCATTTTGGTCTGTTAGTACTCGATGATTCAGAATATGAAACCTTTGATGATCTAGAGGGAGCAAGAGTTCCTCACATTATTGGAAATCCTTCAGTTAACATTAAAATTGTAGGGTTATTAGCTGCTGCTGGTTTAACCATGGATGATGTTGAGGTTGTTGAGGTAACCTCCTATACAGATCAACCTGAGATGGTAGCCCAAGGTGAAATAGATGTTGCGGGAATTGTTCCCTCCGCGGCAACGGTACAGGAGGCAGATGAACTTCACGGCATGCGTTGGATGGATCATTCTATCTTGGAAGATGATGAAGCCTTAGAAGCTCTACATGAAATATACCCATTTGGTGTCGCAGATGAAACGGATATAGGCGGTGCTCTAACAGAAGGTGAACCGGAACATCTATTGGGATATACTTCATACGCACCAGCTGCATATAGCGATACGGATCCCGATCTTGTTTATAACTGGTTGGTAGCGCTTGATGAAACGTTTGATGATTACAGCCAAGCTACTGCTGATATGTTTGTATGGGATGTTGAAGAAAGTCAACCGGAGCCGTTAGGGGTACCTATTCATGAAGGCGGTGTCCGATTCTTTGAGGAACAAGGAATGTGGAATGAGGAATACGAAGAGCAAAACAATCAATTGATTGAACGACAAGAACAACTTCAAGAAGCCTGGGACGTAGTGACGGAAGAAGCTGAAGAACAAGGATTAAGTGATGATGAATTTACGGAGTATTGGCTGGAACGAAAAGAGGAGTTAGTAGATGACGTAGAATAA
- a CDS encoding TAXI family TRAP transporter solute-binding subunit has protein sequence MNNRLPVLLGLISFSILLLAGCSGDTEEGSDVDSVSAGEAQLPDEITMSAYDVGSLGYTQVSAISDAIMSEYGTQIHMIPNDSGLARLEPLKEDTADFGGRLGDETYFAFEGTEEFAFPEWGPQDIRIMAPIMTHYGLLVLDDSEFESISDLEDARVPHVIGNPSVNVKNEALLAAAGLTMDDVEVVEVTSYGDQPEMIAQGEIDVAGMLTSAASVTEADELHGMRWLDHSILENDESLAALNDIYPFGVPDETDIGGALTEGEPEEFLGYTSYAPAAYSNIEADFVYNWLVALDETFDDYNEATADMYVWEVDEMQPEPLGVPIHEGGVRFFEEKGMWNEEYEEKNNQLIERQEQLQEAWDVVSEEAEEQGLTDDEFSEYWLERKEELVDDVE, from the coding sequence ATGAATAATCGATTGCCTGTGTTACTTGGATTAATAAGCTTTTCTATTCTACTGCTAGCTGGATGCAGTGGAGATACAGAAGAAGGGTCTGATGTTGATTCTGTGTCAGCTGGTGAGGCACAGTTGCCTGATGAAATAACAATGTCGGCGTACGATGTAGGCTCTTTGGGATATACACAGGTATCAGCGATATCAGATGCAATTATGTCAGAATACGGAACGCAAATCCATATGATCCCCAATGACTCCGGTCTCGCTCGTCTTGAACCGCTCAAAGAGGACACTGCAGATTTTGGAGGACGTCTTGGGGATGAAACATATTTTGCTTTTGAAGGGACAGAAGAATTTGCATTTCCAGAGTGGGGTCCTCAAGACATTCGAATTATGGCCCCGATCATGACGCATTATGGTCTATTAGTGCTGGATGATTCGGAGTTTGAATCAATTTCAGATTTAGAAGATGCTAGAGTACCTCATGTTATTGGGAACCCCTCGGTTAATGTTAAAAATGAAGCTTTATTAGCTGCTGCTGGTTTAACCATGGATGATGTTGAAGTTGTTGAGGTGACATCATATGGCGATCAGCCTGAAATGATAGCACAAGGTGAGATCGATGTGGCTGGAATGCTTACTTCGGCTGCAAGTGTAACAGAAGCAGATGAACTGCATGGCATGCGCTGGCTCGATCATTCTATATTGGAAAATGATGAATCCTTAGCAGCTCTAAATGATATATATCCATTCGGTGTTCCAGATGAAACGGACATAGGCGGAGCTTTAACTGAAGGTGAACCCGAGGAATTTTTGGGATATACCTCCTACGCACCAGCGGCTTATAGCAATATCGAAGCGGACTTTGTTTATAATTGGTTGGTAGCTCTTGATGAAACGTTTGATGATTATAATGAAGCTACTGCTGATATGTATGTATGGGAAGTAGATGAAATGCAACCCGAGCCATTGGGGGTTCCTATTCATGAAGGGGGTGTCCGTTTCTTTGAGGAAAAAGGAATGTGGAATGAGGAATATGAAGAGAAAAACAATCAATTGATTGAACGACAAGAACAACTACAAGAAGCGTGGGATGTTGTGTCTGAAGAAGCTGAAGAGCAAGGATTAACTGATGATGAATTTTCAGAGTATTGGTTAGAAAGAAAAGAGGAGTTGGTAGATGATGTAGAATAA
- the fadH gene encoding 2,4-dienoyl-CoA reductase: protein MLPEGSLKGKVAIITGGATGLGEAMAMEYARLGANIVIASRKQEKLDEAKKEIEIYGTKVKTIQMDVREPDQVEKMVSETVAAFGKIDILVNNAAGNFLVKAIDMSTNAWNTVINIVLNGTWYCSQSVAKQMIAQDTPGTILNVGATYAWTGGPLTAHSAAAKAGVDALTKTLAVEWAPHNIRVNMITPGPTEDTGAVSQLWASPEQEEQILDNIPTHRLSTRQEVANLASYLVSDYASYVTGANHVIDGGGWLNKGRYKDDLKKNPY, encoded by the coding sequence ATGCTCCCGGAAGGAAGTTTAAAGGGAAAAGTTGCTATTATCACAGGAGGAGCCACAGGCCTAGGCGAAGCGATGGCCATGGAATATGCACGTCTTGGCGCTAACATTGTCATCGCGAGTCGCAAACAGGAAAAATTGGACGAAGCGAAAAAAGAAATAGAAATATATGGAACAAAAGTTAAGACTATACAAATGGACGTACGGGAACCGGATCAAGTGGAGAAAATGGTGTCTGAAACCGTAGCTGCATTTGGAAAAATTGATATTTTAGTCAACAATGCAGCCGGAAATTTTCTCGTTAAAGCGATCGACATGTCGACCAATGCGTGGAATACCGTCATTAATATTGTTTTAAACGGCACTTGGTACTGCAGTCAAAGTGTTGCTAAACAAATGATCGCTCAAGATACTCCGGGAACAATTTTAAACGTAGGAGCAACCTATGCTTGGACCGGAGGCCCATTAACAGCCCATTCGGCTGCGGCGAAAGCAGGGGTAGACGCATTAACCAAAACACTGGCTGTAGAATGGGCGCCCCATAATATTCGTGTAAATATGATTACACCGGGTCCGACAGAGGATACAGGAGCAGTTAGCCAGCTATGGGCAAGTCCGGAACAAGAGGAACAAATATTAGATAATATTCCAACACATCGACTATCCACGCGGCAGGAAGTTGCAAACTTGGCATCTTATTTGGTAAGCGATTATGCAAGCTATGTTACGGGTGCGAATCATGTTATAGATGGGGGAGGCTGGCTAAACAAAGGTAGGTATAAGGATGATTTAAAAAAGAACCCTTATTAG